One region of Hymenobacter sediminicola genomic DNA includes:
- a CDS encoding OmpA family protein: protein MKHLLTTSTALGLLLLTAAPSQAQTADKKTAISLYGSAYQYKGNFGTNYWDWSANNYGPGITFSRYLTPGLDLGLSGAYVELKSTPEQSASRFGSNFNTNVVNVNLALKLKLNNGWALKEDAVIQPYLLAAPGWAFTSREGSFNQNGVSTDLAEDKSYFDLFGAAGINFRLADGVGLFIQTGQHIPLKANLDGDPTRDNDAWDDRYLQHTAGLTVAFGKMKDEDGDGVSDRKDKCPATPAGVAVDANGCPLDGDGDGVPDYQDKCPTEKGLAALEGCPDRDGDGVRDGDDKCPDTPGKAELQGCPDADGDGVTDASDKCPNTPSGVAVDANGCPLDRDGDGVPDYQDRCPNRPGPASNKGCPEMKVEEKKKLQEATKFIQFDFNKATLKPISFPTLNGLVQILNDYPDYFLGISAHADNKGDDAYNLRLSDERAASARAYMLSKGIPADRIVSHGYGESKPIADNATEAGRTINRRVEFDVYLPGDPNPAETKYGVAPEIPAAPKAAPAKAPVKKAPAKKAAPRKR, encoded by the coding sequence ATGAAACACCTTCTAACCACCAGCACCGCGCTGGGGCTGCTACTGCTGACGGCAGCGCCGTCGCAGGCGCAGACTGCCGACAAAAAGACGGCTATCAGCCTCTACGGCAGCGCCTACCAGTATAAGGGCAACTTCGGTACTAACTACTGGGACTGGAGCGCCAATAATTACGGCCCCGGCATCACGTTCAGCCGCTACCTCACGCCAGGCCTGGACCTGGGCCTGAGCGGCGCGTATGTAGAGCTGAAAAGCACGCCAGAGCAAAGCGCTTCGCGCTTCGGTTCTAACTTCAACACCAATGTGGTGAATGTGAACTTGGCGCTGAAACTCAAGCTGAACAATGGCTGGGCTCTGAAAGAGGATGCCGTGATTCAGCCGTATTTGCTGGCTGCGCCGGGTTGGGCTTTCACTAGCCGCGAGGGTAGCTTCAACCAGAATGGTGTAAGCACGGATCTGGCTGAAGACAAAAGCTACTTCGATCTGTTCGGGGCGGCTGGTATCAATTTCCGGCTGGCCGATGGCGTTGGTCTGTTCATCCAGACGGGCCAACACATTCCGCTGAAGGCCAACCTAGACGGTGACCCAACTCGTGACAACGATGCCTGGGATGACCGGTATTTGCAGCATACAGCCGGCCTGACGGTGGCCTTCGGTAAAATGAAGGACGAAGACGGCGACGGTGTTTCAGACCGCAAAGACAAATGCCCAGCCACCCCGGCTGGTGTAGCAGTAGACGCCAACGGTTGCCCGCTTGACGGCGACGGTGACGGTGTGCCGGACTACCAGGATAAATGCCCCACCGAGAAAGGCTTGGCGGCGCTGGAAGGCTGCCCCGACCGTGACGGTGATGGTGTGCGCGACGGCGACGACAAGTGCCCTGACACTCCCGGCAAAGCAGAGCTGCAAGGTTGCCCGGATGCCGATGGCGACGGTGTGACAGATGCCAGCGACAAATGCCCGAATACGCCATCCGGCGTGGCCGTAGATGCCAATGGCTGCCCACTCGACCGTGACGGCGACGGTGTTCCCGACTATCAGGACCGTTGCCCTAACCGTCCTGGTCCGGCCTCGAACAAAGGCTGCCCCGAGATGAAAGTAGAGGAGAAGAAAAAGCTCCAGGAAGCCACGAAGTTCATTCAGTTCGACTTCAACAAGGCCACGCTGAAGCCAATTTCCTTCCCCACGCTCAACGGCTTGGTGCAGATCCTGAACGATTACCCAGACTATTTCCTCGGTATTTCGGCTCACGCTGACAACAAAGGCGACGATGCTTATAACCTCCGCCTGTCGGATGAGCGTGCTGCTTCGGCTCGTGCTTACATGTTGAGCAAAGGCATTCCCGCCGACCGTATCGTGTCGCATGGCTACGGCGAAAGCAAGCCTATTGCCGACAACGCTACTGAAGCCGGTCGTACCATCAACCGCCGCGTGGAGTTCGACGTGTACCTGCCCGGCGACCCAAATCCAGCTGAAACCAAATACGGTGTAGCTCCTGAAATTCCTGCGGCCCCTAAAGCTGCTCCGGCTAAAGCCCCGGTGAAAAAAGCTCCGGCTAAGAAAGCGGCTCCGCGCAAGCGCTAA
- a CDS encoding DUF4252 domain-containing protein: protein MRIRTFLWLPLVALLLLAGCRAAGPGNPARTVAEFFNKYENRSGFKATDWSAGLTTRILLGRLGSLGGENDLTQALSSVRSFRVLTFAPTSNSAEKLVSEGLVSEVNGLLANERYTPLSAGSDNVRYATRQQGDRVTEVVATSSVSGVPDSFMLMSIGGNFTQEQLAQLVKILPNVADMTK from the coding sequence ATGAGAATCCGTACGTTTCTGTGGCTGCCGCTGGTAGCCTTATTGCTGCTCGCAGGTTGCCGCGCTGCTGGCCCTGGCAATCCGGCCCGCACAGTCGCCGAGTTTTTCAATAAGTATGAGAACCGCTCCGGCTTTAAAGCCACCGACTGGAGTGCTGGCCTCACGACCCGTATCCTGCTGGGCCGCCTCGGCAGCCTGGGCGGCGAAAACGACCTCACGCAGGCCCTGTCATCAGTACGCAGTTTCCGGGTGCTGACATTTGCCCCAACCAGCAATAGTGCCGAAAAGCTGGTATCGGAAGGCCTGGTAAGCGAGGTAAACGGCTTGCTGGCCAATGAGCGGTATACGCCGCTGAGTGCTGGTAGCGACAATGTCCGCTATGCCACCCGGCAGCAAGGCGACCGGGTAACCGAAGTAGTTGCAACCAGCAGCGTTTCCGGTGTCCCCGACTCGTTCATGCTGATGTCTATCGGCGGCAATTTCACGCAGGAGCAACTGGCTCAACTGGTCAAGATCCTGCCGAATGTAGCCGACATGACTAAGTAA
- a CDS encoding OmpA family protein translates to MRNLLTPTLALGLTLLAAAPKGHAQTADRKTAISLYGSAYQYKGNFGSNFWKWGDNNYGPGISINRYLTPGLDLGLSGAYVELKSTPEQSASRFGSNFNTNVVNVNLALKLKLNNGWALKEDAVIQPYLLAAPGWAFTSREGSFVSNGTTTNLAEDKSYFDVFGAAGINFRVSDAVGIFIQTGQHIPLKANLDGDPVRDDNSFDDRYLQHTAGLTVAFGKAKDEDGDGVPDRKDKCPATPAGVAVDEKGCPLDGDGDGVPDYQDQCPTEAGTAALNGCPDRDGDGVADKDDECPDQAGTAALRGCPDTDGDGVADKNDKCPDTPRGTQVDANGCPLVLDLDNDGVKDDVDKCPNTPAGARVDANGCPLTIDPAVKQLEKPIRFRTNSTVITSSSYPALNKMVQALKDHPEYSLRVIGHADSRGTDEYNQGLSERRAGSVKRYFTGKQVNPARIVTEGRGEGEPAAPNTSAKNMSQNRRVEFQFEFFIPDSPQP, encoded by the coding sequence ATGAGAAACCTCTTAACTCCCACCTTAGCCCTGGGACTGACGCTGCTGGCAGCGGCCCCAAAGGGGCACGCCCAGACTGCCGACCGCAAAACGGCCATCAGCCTCTACGGCAGCGCCTACCAGTACAAAGGCAACTTCGGCTCCAACTTCTGGAAGTGGGGCGACAACAACTACGGCCCCGGCATCAGCATCAACCGCTACCTCACGCCGGGCTTGGACCTGGGCCTGAGCGGTGCCTACGTGGAGCTGAAAAGCACGCCTGAGCAAAGCGCCTCGCGCTTCGGTTCTAACTTCAACACTAACGTGGTGAATGTGAATCTGGCGTTAAAGCTCAAGCTGAATAATGGCTGGGCTCTGAAAGAGGATGCCGTGATTCAGCCGTATTTGCTGGCTGCGCCGGGCTGGGCTTTCACCAGCCGCGAGGGTAGCTTCGTCAGCAATGGTACAACTACTAATCTGGCCGAAGACAAAAGCTACTTCGATGTATTTGGCGCGGCTGGTATCAACTTCCGCGTCAGCGACGCCGTTGGTATTTTCATCCAGACGGGTCAGCACATTCCGCTAAAAGCCAATTTGGACGGTGACCCGGTCCGCGACGATAACAGCTTCGACGACCGGTACCTGCAGCATACTGCTGGCCTGACCGTGGCTTTTGGTAAAGCCAAAGACGAAGACGGTGACGGCGTGCCCGACCGCAAAGACAAATGCCCAGCCACGCCGGCCGGCGTAGCGGTGGATGAGAAAGGCTGCCCACTAGACGGCGACGGCGACGGTGTACCAGACTATCAGGACCAGTGCCCCACGGAAGCTGGCACGGCTGCCCTCAACGGCTGCCCCGACCGGGACGGTGACGGCGTAGCCGATAAAGACGACGAGTGCCCCGACCAAGCTGGTACGGCTGCTCTGCGTGGCTGCCCCGATACGGACGGTGACGGCGTAGCCGATAAAAACGACAAGTGCCCCGACACCCCACGTGGTACCCAGGTAGATGCCAACGGTTGCCCGCTGGTACTCGACTTGGACAATGACGGTGTGAAAGACGACGTGGACAAGTGCCCGAACACTCCGGCCGGTGCCCGCGTCGATGCCAACGGTTGCCCGCTGACTATTGACCCTGCCGTGAAGCAACTCGAGAAGCCTATCCGCTTCCGCACCAACAGCACGGTTATTACGTCCAGCTCGTATCCGGCCCTGAACAAGATGGTACAGGCCCTCAAAGACCACCCCGAGTACAGCCTGCGCGTAATCGGCCACGCTGATAGCCGTGGTACTGATGAGTACAACCAGGGTCTTTCGGAGCGCCGTGCTGGGTCGGTGAAGCGCTACTTCACTGGCAAGCAGGTGAATCCGGCTCGTATCGTAACGGAAGGCCGTGGCGAAGGAGAGCCAGCCGCGCCAAACACGTCAGCCAAGAATATGAGCCAGAACCGTCGGGTAGAATTCCAGTTCGAATTCTTCATTCCTGACAGCCCGCAGCCATAA